The following proteins are co-located in the Flammeovirga kamogawensis genome:
- the dxr gene encoding 1-deoxy-D-xylulose-5-phosphate reductoisomerase, whose translation MRANSALFSVSILSAGNNVDLLIQQCIEFQPKYAIIGNKDKFTILKEGLKNTNVIILATVDGICEALEQAQTDIVLTALVGYAGLKPTLTAIDKGITIALANKETLVVAGELVTQKAKENNVSIIPVDSEHSAIFQCLVGEENNPIEKVILTASGGPFRGKKRDQLLGVTKAQALKHPNWSMGAKITIDSASLMNKGLEVIEAKWLFEVEDNQIDVVVHPQSIVHSLVQFEDGSLKAQLGLPDMKLPIQYALGYPKRLPSNFERFNFSAYPTLTFETPDKDTFVNLKLAYKALNEKGNSACILNAANEIAVERFLNDEIKFLEIAELNAYCMENYKHILTPSYKDYVQTDTDVRELAKSWK comes from the coding sequence TGACCTTCTCATTCAGCAATGTATTGAGTTTCAACCAAAATATGCCATCATTGGCAATAAAGACAAGTTTACAATCCTTAAAGAAGGACTTAAAAATACAAATGTAATTATTTTAGCTACAGTTGATGGTATTTGTGAAGCCTTAGAACAAGCTCAAACTGATATTGTATTAACTGCTTTAGTTGGTTATGCTGGTTTGAAGCCAACATTAACAGCTATAGATAAAGGAATTACAATTGCCCTAGCAAATAAGGAAACCTTAGTAGTGGCAGGAGAGTTAGTTACTCAAAAAGCCAAAGAGAATAATGTTTCAATTATACCAGTTGATTCTGAACACTCTGCTATATTTCAATGTTTAGTTGGAGAAGAAAATAATCCTATAGAAAAAGTTATTTTAACTGCTTCTGGAGGACCTTTTAGAGGAAAAAAAAGAGATCAGCTATTAGGTGTAACAAAAGCTCAGGCTTTAAAACATCCAAACTGGAGTATGGGTGCTAAAATTACTATAGATTCTGCATCTCTAATGAACAAAGGTTTAGAAGTTATAGAAGCTAAGTGGTTATTTGAGGTTGAAGACAATCAGATTGATGTTGTTGTTCACCCTCAATCAATTGTACATTCCCTTGTTCAGTTTGAAGATGGAAGTTTAAAAGCACAATTAGGGTTACCAGATATGAAACTACCTATACAATATGCTTTAGGTTATCCTAAAAGACTTCCGTCTAATTTCGAAAGGTTTAATTTTTCAGCTTACCCAACCTTAACCTTTGAAACACCTGATAAGGATACATTTGTAAACCTTAAATTAGCTTATAAAGCACTTAATGAAAAAGGAAACTCAGCTTGTATACTGAATGCAGCAAATGAAATTGCTGTTGAACGTTTTCTAAATGATGAAATCAAATTTTTAGAAATAGCTGAATTAAATGCTTATTGTATGGAAAATTATAAGCATATCTTAACTCCTAGTTATAAAGACTACGTCCAAACTGATACAGACGTTAGAGAATTAGCAAAGAGTTGGAAATAA
- the rseP gene encoding RIP metalloprotease RseP: MEGLIMAAQLLAGLSILVGIHEFGHFFAAKLFKIRVNKFYLFFDFLFPFPNLLKFSIFKIKRGDTEYGLGWFPMGGYVDIAGMIDESKGADDLESEPQPWEFRTKPAWQRLIVMLGGIIMNVITGIIIFIGLAYSTGERFIPISEINKYGIYASELGEKVGLETGDKIVNLSGKDAKQFRDLVDPNFLLEENSYITVLRDNKEVRISIPKEMIEWMSEDKYKKMSYVYPRDPFYVKRVLPATPADKGGLKADDIPIAINGKDLPYFNEFRKELEIQSGKEIELTVLRNNQPLKLQIRVSDEGTLGFEMRSRLKAEYKNYSFLEAIPVGTQEAFNVITVQIKAFGKLFRGEVSASKSVSSPIGIAEVYGGTWHWIQFWTITGMLSMVLAFMNLLPIPALDGGHVVFLTYEIITGRKPSEKVLMVAQQIGMLILLSIMVFAFGNDIFKLISR; encoded by the coding sequence ATGGAAGGACTTATAATGGCCGCTCAGTTGTTAGCGGGATTATCAATATTAGTAGGAATACATGAATTTGGGCATTTCTTTGCTGCTAAACTATTTAAAATTAGAGTAAATAAATTTTATTTATTTTTCGACTTTTTATTCCCATTTCCAAACCTTTTAAAATTTTCTATTTTTAAAATTAAAAGAGGAGATACGGAATATGGTTTAGGATGGTTCCCAATGGGTGGCTATGTTGATATAGCTGGAATGATAGATGAATCTAAAGGTGCAGATGATTTAGAGTCAGAACCGCAACCTTGGGAATTTAGAACTAAACCTGCTTGGCAACGTCTAATTGTTATGCTTGGAGGTATAATAATGAACGTTATTACAGGTATTATCATTTTTATAGGTTTAGCTTACAGTACAGGTGAACGTTTTATACCAATTTCAGAAATTAACAAATATGGTATTTACGCTAGTGAACTTGGAGAGAAAGTAGGGTTAGAAACAGGAGATAAAATTGTTAACCTAAGTGGAAAAGATGCTAAACAATTTAGAGATTTAGTTGATCCTAATTTTTTATTAGAAGAGAATAGTTATATCACTGTATTACGAGACAACAAAGAAGTTCGAATATCAATTCCTAAAGAAATGATAGAATGGATGAGTGAAGATAAGTACAAAAAGATGTCTTATGTTTACCCTAGAGATCCATTTTATGTTAAGAGAGTTTTACCTGCAACACCTGCTGATAAAGGCGGTTTAAAAGCAGATGATATTCCGATTGCTATAAACGGAAAAGACCTTCCTTATTTTAATGAATTCAGGAAAGAATTAGAAATTCAATCTGGAAAAGAAATAGAACTTACTGTTCTTAGAAATAATCAACCATTAAAACTTCAAATTAGAGTATCTGATGAAGGTACACTTGGGTTTGAGATGAGGTCTAGATTGAAAGCTGAATATAAAAACTACTCTTTTTTAGAAGCTATTCCAGTTGGAACTCAAGAAGCCTTCAATGTAATTACTGTACAAATAAAAGCTTTTGGTAAATTATTTAGAGGTGAAGTTTCTGCAAGTAAATCTGTAAGTAGCCCTATTGGTATTGCTGAGGTATATGGAGGAACATGGCATTGGATTCAATTCTGGACAATCACTGGTATGTTATCAATGGTATTAGCATTTATGAACTTATTACCAATACCTGCATTAGACGGTGGCCATGTCGTATTTCTAACGTATGAAATAATTACAGGTAGAAAACCATCTGAAAAAGTATTAATGGTAGCACAACAAATTGGAATGCTAATATTATTATCAATTATGGTTTTTGCATTTGGAAATGATATTTTTAAATTAATTTCTAGATAA
- a CDS encoding TerB family tellurite resistance protein, with protein MAEFNIDQEIIQASPLATTIHSCKEVQSKTWMDYVKALLAIAGADGEVSQEELDWVFSDFLEVIGASDDEIEEIKKFDFKNVDLTELLSNLDINVPMNYKRTLVYDAVMMARADNVYSREEKEAVWKAAEILGVPYFIARTIEGLVNTEKSLEMIRKSLFELEEEGYPIVDLDKLNMKPASILERNTFGVKLTCEQTQKNYGFALMIIAGADGVISDAEKNWYLEQFVKVSNTPEEIAKEVMEYDFSSGNLEEVINNLKVDVTINFKRTLLYNAIKMASADAEFPEQEKDATDRVAKLLDITDDIAQTIYYLVDTEAKIAKMRTTLFEYN; from the coding sequence ATGGCTGAATTCAATATAGATCAAGAAATAATACAAGCGTCACCATTAGCAACAACAATTCATTCTTGTAAGGAGGTGCAATCTAAGACCTGGATGGATTATGTAAAAGCATTGTTAGCAATTGCAGGTGCAGATGGAGAAGTCTCTCAAGAAGAGTTAGATTGGGTATTTTCTGATTTTCTAGAAGTAATTGGAGCTTCTGATGATGAAATAGAAGAGATTAAAAAGTTTGATTTTAAAAATGTTGATTTAACAGAGTTATTATCCAACTTAGATATTAATGTTCCGATGAATTATAAAAGAACATTAGTATATGATGCTGTAATGATGGCTCGTGCAGATAATGTTTATTCTAGAGAGGAAAAAGAAGCTGTTTGGAAAGCTGCCGAAATATTGGGAGTTCCTTATTTTATTGCTAGAACTATTGAAGGATTAGTAAACACTGAGAAATCACTTGAGATGATAAGAAAATCTCTTTTTGAATTAGAAGAAGAAGGTTATCCTATTGTTGATCTTGATAAATTAAATATGAAGCCTGCTTCAATATTAGAAAGAAATACATTTGGTGTTAAATTAACTTGTGAACAGACACAAAAAAATTATGGTTTTGCATTAATGATAATAGCCGGTGCTGATGGTGTTATTTCTGATGCTGAAAAAAACTGGTACTTAGAGCAGTTTGTTAAGGTATCTAATACTCCAGAAGAAATAGCTAAGGAAGTGATGGAATATGATTTTTCTAGTGGAAATTTAGAGGAAGTAATTAATAATTTAAAAGTAGATGTAACCATCAATTTTAAAAGAACTTTATTATATAACGCTATTAAGATGGCAAGTGCAGATGCTGAGTTTCCTGAGCAAGAGAAAGATGCAACAGATAGAGTTGCTAAGCTTTTAGATATCACAGATGATATAGCACAAACGATTTATTATCTAGTTGATACAGAAGCAAAAATTGCTAAAATGCGGACTACATTATTTGAATATAATTAA
- the trxA gene encoding thioredoxin: MSKFSNLINKSDVPVLVDFYADWCQPCHMLAPTIKSIKVKLGDRLKVVKVNSDKNQSVMLKYQIKSIPTLILFHKGKIIWRNSGVLPEHELLKILERHLSN, translated from the coding sequence ATGTCTAAGTTTAGTAACCTAATTAATAAATCTGATGTACCTGTTTTAGTTGATTTTTATGCCGATTGGTGTCAACCTTGCCATATGTTAGCTCCAACTATTAAATCAATAAAAGTAAAATTAGGAGATAGATTAAAAGTTGTAAAGGTCAACTCTGATAAAAACCAATCTGTAATGTTGAAGTATCAGATTAAAAGTATCCCCACATTAATATTGTTTCATAAAGGAAAAATAATTTGGCGAAATTCCGGTGTCTTACCAGAACATGAACTTTTAAAAATATTAGAGCGTCATTTGTCTAATTAG
- a CDS encoding Rne/Rng family ribonuclease: MSNELVINSTQEGSRIALMRDKSLVELHYDNDETKFQVGDIYLGVVRKVVPGLNAAFIDIGYEKDAFLHYLDLGPKVKSLLKYIKLAQGKHHKHVSENLKQFRLEPEIDKLGKINDVLKQNQKIMVQVVKEPISTKGPRLSCELSLAGRYLVLVPFSNTVNISKKITDAGERRRLLKLVNSIKPENFGVIIRTVAEGKEVSELDKDLRDLNLKWAEGVEKLKVAKPREKVIGEINRATSMLRDILNESFDSITVDDKDAYEEIRRFILQIAPDKAGIVKFYSGKAKLFEHHGIEKQLKTLFGQTVSLGSGGYLVIEHTEALHVIDVNSGNKSNAENNQEATAFNVNIEAATEIARQLRLRDMGGIIVIDFIDMKKAEHKQKLYQHMKAEMKADRSKHTVLPLSKFGLMQITRQRVRPELSIVTKEKCPTCNGTGKITASIAIADQIEAEIMHLMENQNDQKIKVGVHPYLFSYFTGGFPSRRMKWFFKHFKWIKIFEDSSLGLSEYKFFDHHDEEISLK; this comes from the coding sequence TGGTCTAAATGCTGCATTTATAGATATAGGATACGAAAAGGATGCCTTCTTACATTACTTGGATTTAGGTCCAAAAGTAAAATCACTCTTGAAATATATTAAACTGGCACAGGGTAAGCACCACAAACATGTGAGTGAAAACCTAAAGCAGTTTCGTCTAGAACCTGAAATTGATAAACTTGGTAAAATCAATGATGTCCTGAAACAAAATCAAAAGATTATGGTTCAGGTTGTTAAAGAACCAATATCAACAAAAGGACCAAGATTATCATGTGAACTCTCTTTAGCAGGACGGTACTTAGTACTAGTTCCTTTTAGTAATACTGTCAATATATCTAAGAAAATTACAGACGCAGGAGAAAGGCGTAGGCTATTAAAGCTTGTGAATTCTATAAAGCCTGAAAATTTCGGAGTAATTATACGAACAGTTGCAGAAGGAAAAGAAGTATCTGAACTAGATAAGGATTTAAGAGACCTCAACCTAAAATGGGCGGAAGGTGTTGAAAAACTTAAAGTTGCAAAACCTAGAGAGAAAGTAATTGGAGAAATAAATCGTGCTACTTCAATGTTGAGAGATATCTTAAATGAATCTTTTGATAGTATCACTGTCGATGACAAGGATGCATATGAAGAAATAAGACGTTTTATTCTGCAAATCGCACCAGACAAAGCCGGTATAGTGAAATTCTATTCTGGTAAAGCAAAGCTTTTTGAGCACCATGGTATCGAAAAGCAATTAAAGACACTCTTTGGACAAACTGTTAGCTTAGGAAGTGGAGGATATTTAGTAATAGAACATACTGAAGCCCTTCATGTGATTGATGTTAATAGTGGAAACAAGTCGAATGCAGAGAACAATCAAGAAGCTACTGCATTCAACGTAAATATAGAGGCTGCTACAGAAATCGCTCGTCAATTACGTTTACGTGATATGGGTGGCATCATCGTTATAGACTTCATTGATATGAAGAAAGCTGAACACAAGCAAAAGTTGTATCAGCATATGAAGGCGGAGATGAAAGCAGATCGCTCTAAACACACAGTTTTACCATTGAGTAAATTCGGTTTAATGCAGATCACAAGGCAGCGTGTGAGACCTGAATTAAGCATAGTAACTAAAGAGAAGTGTCCAACTTGTAATGGAACAGGTAAAATAACGGCCTCGATTGCAATTGCAGATCAAATAGAGGCAGAGATTATGCACCTAATGGAGAATCAGAACGACCAAAAAATTAAAGTTGGTGTTCATCCATACTTATTCTCTTACTTTACAGGAGGTTTTCCTTCTCGAAGAATGAAATGGTTCTTTAAACATTTCAAATGGATTAAAATATTTGAAGATTCGTCATTAGGACTATCTGAATACAAGTTTTTTGATCATCATGATGAAGAAATTTCTTTAAAATGA